A stretch of the Corynebacterium maris DSM 45190 genome encodes the following:
- the clpB gene encoding ATP-dependent chaperone ClpB — MSQFNPTTKTQEAIQTALQQSSANGNPDIRPAHLLAAILGQEDGVAAPVLKATGVDPDTIIREANELIDGYPKAEGAGMANPNFNRDALNAMTAAQELAGELGDEYVSTEVLLAGVARGKSDAAELLTKRGATYDAIKEAFPAVRGSKKVTTQDPEGQFQALEKYSTDLTARAREGRIDPVIGRDQEIRRVVQVLSRRTKNNPVLIGEPGVGKTAIVEGLARRMVAGDVPESLKGKTLVSLDLSAMVAGAKYRGEFEERLKAVLEEIKESDGQIITFIDELHTIVGAGASGEGAMDAGNMIKPMLARGELRLVGATTLDEYRKYIEKDAALERRFQQVYVGEPSVEDTIGILRGLKERYEVHHGIRIQDSALVAASELSNRYITNRFLPDKAIDLVDEAGSRLRMEIDSSPEEIDELERIVRRLEIEEIALQKETDAASQERLADLQIQLADEREKLGELKARWANEKGAIDQVQAVKEELEQLRNESEIAERDGDYARVSELRYGRIPELEKQLEDAETAAEDRHGSGMLAEEVTPDVIADVVSAWTGIPAGKMMQGETEKLLHMESVLGKRVVGQHEAVGAVSDAVRRSRAGVSDPNRPIGSFLFLGPTGVGKTELAKTLSEFLFDDERSMVRIDMSEYGEKHSVSRLVGAPPGYVGYETGGQLTEAVRRRPYSLVLFDEVEKAHPDVFDVLLQVLDDGRLTDGQGRTVDFRNTVIILTSNLGAGGDREQIMAAVKSAFKPEFINRLDDVVVFEPLSQEQLVGIVDIQLGALAERLSERRLTLRVSDAGKSWLADRGYDPAFGARPLRRLIQQAIGDKLAKKLLAGDVRDGDTVHVDVADGGEYLDINAV; from the coding sequence ATGAGCCAGTTCAACCCCACCACGAAGACGCAGGAAGCCATCCAGACGGCCCTCCAGCAGTCTTCCGCCAACGGCAACCCCGACATCCGGCCCGCGCACCTGCTGGCTGCGATCCTGGGGCAGGAGGACGGCGTCGCCGCGCCGGTGCTCAAAGCCACCGGCGTCGACCCCGACACGATTATCCGCGAAGCCAACGAACTCATCGACGGCTACCCGAAGGCCGAGGGCGCCGGCATGGCTAACCCGAACTTCAACCGCGACGCGCTCAACGCCATGACCGCCGCGCAGGAGCTCGCCGGTGAACTCGGCGACGAATACGTCTCCACCGAGGTGCTGCTCGCCGGCGTCGCCCGCGGCAAGTCCGACGCCGCGGAGCTGCTGACCAAGCGCGGCGCCACCTATGACGCGATCAAGGAGGCCTTCCCGGCGGTGCGTGGCTCCAAGAAGGTCACCACCCAGGACCCGGAGGGTCAGTTCCAGGCCCTGGAGAAGTACTCCACCGACCTGACCGCCCGGGCGCGCGAAGGCCGCATCGATCCGGTCATCGGCCGCGACCAGGAGATCCGCCGCGTCGTGCAGGTGCTCAGCCGCCGCACGAAGAACAACCCCGTGCTCATTGGCGAGCCCGGCGTCGGCAAGACCGCGATCGTGGAAGGCCTCGCCCGCCGCATGGTCGCCGGCGACGTCCCGGAATCGCTCAAGGGCAAGACCCTGGTCTCGCTGGACCTGTCCGCCATGGTCGCGGGCGCGAAGTACCGTGGCGAATTCGAGGAGCGGCTCAAGGCCGTCCTCGAGGAGATCAAGGAATCCGACGGCCAGATCATCACCTTCATCGATGAGCTGCACACCATCGTCGGCGCCGGTGCGTCCGGCGAAGGCGCCATGGACGCGGGCAACATGATCAAGCCGATGCTCGCCCGCGGTGAACTGCGACTGGTCGGCGCCACGACCCTGGACGAGTACCGCAAGTACATCGAGAAGGACGCCGCCCTCGAGCGCCGTTTCCAGCAGGTCTACGTCGGTGAGCCCAGCGTGGAAGACACCATCGGCATCCTGCGCGGCCTCAAGGAACGCTACGAAGTCCACCACGGCATCCGCATCCAGGATTCCGCCCTGGTCGCGGCCTCCGAGCTGTCCAACCGCTACATCACCAACCGCTTCCTGCCGGACAAGGCCATCGACCTGGTCGACGAGGCCGGTTCGCGTCTGCGCATGGAGATCGACTCCTCCCCGGAGGAGATCGACGAACTCGAGCGCATCGTCCGCCGCCTCGAGATCGAGGAGATCGCGCTGCAGAAGGAGACCGACGCGGCCTCCCAGGAACGACTGGCCGACCTGCAGATCCAGCTCGCCGACGAACGCGAGAAACTCGGTGAGCTCAAGGCCCGCTGGGCCAACGAGAAGGGCGCGATCGACCAGGTCCAGGCGGTGAAGGAGGAGCTCGAGCAGCTGCGCAACGAGTCCGAGATCGCCGAGCGCGACGGTGACTACGCACGCGTCTCCGAACTGCGCTACGGGCGCATCCCCGAGCTCGAGAAGCAGCTCGAGGACGCTGAGACCGCGGCGGAGGACCGTCACGGATCCGGCATGTTGGCCGAGGAAGTCACCCCCGACGTCATCGCCGACGTCGTCTCCGCCTGGACCGGCATCCCGGCCGGCAAGATGATGCAGGGCGAGACCGAGAAGCTGCTGCACATGGAGTCCGTGCTGGGCAAACGCGTCGTCGGCCAGCACGAGGCCGTGGGCGCCGTCTCCGATGCGGTGCGCCGCTCGCGCGCCGGGGTCTCCGACCCGAACCGACCGATCGGCTCCTTCCTCTTCCTCGGCCCCACTGGCGTGGGTAAGACGGAGCTGGCCAAGACGCTGTCGGAGTTTCTCTTCGACGACGAGCGTTCCATGGTGCGCATCGACATGTCCGAGTACGGGGAGAAGCACTCCGTCTCCCGCCTGGTCGGCGCCCCTCCGGGATACGTCGGTTACGAGACCGGCGGCCAGCTCACCGAGGCCGTCCGTCGTCGCCCGTACAGCCTCGTGCTCTTCGACGAGGTGGAGAAGGCCCATCCGGACGTCTTCGACGTGCTGCTGCAGGTGCTGGACGACGGTCGCCTCACCGACGGCCAGGGGCGCACGGTGGATTTCCGCAACACCGTCATCATCCTGACCTCCAACCTGGGCGCCGGCGGCGACCGCGAGCAGATCATGGCGGCGGTGAAGTCGGCCTTCAAGCCGGAGTTCATCAACCGTCTCGACGACGTGGTCGTCTTCGAGCCCCTGTCGCAGGAACAGCTGGTCGGTATCGTCGACATCCAGCTGGGCGCGCTCGCCGAGCGACTGTCCGAACGCCGCCTGACCCTGCGGGTCTCCGACGCGGGCAAGAGTTGGCTCGCGGACCGCGGTTATGACCCGGCCTTCGGCGCCCGACCGCTGCGTCGCCTGATCCAGC